In Bacteroidia bacterium, the following are encoded in one genomic region:
- the map gene encoding type I methionyl aminopeptidase, whose translation MLRRDEKPIVKTSEQIEKIRKSCQLVSAAIAEVGRHIRPGVSTLYLDKIAETFIRDHGGIPIFKGYTFDKDTPPFPGSICASINEVVVHGIPSAKTILKEGDIISIDCGVVLDGYVGDSAYTFGVGEISAEKEKLLRVTKEALNRAIAQVKVGNRLGDLGYAVQSYVESFGFSVVRDMVGHGVGIRLHEPPDVPNYGKKGHGKKFQANWVLAIEPMVNVGGYKIEIAEDKWTVITADRKPSAQFEHTVAIFEDRTEILTTFAEIEQLTNVTIYG comes from the coding sequence ATGCTAAGAAGAGATGAAAAACCTATTGTAAAAACGAGTGAGCAGATAGAGAAAATTAGAAAAAGTTGCCAGCTTGTAAGTGCAGCTATTGCGGAAGTAGGAAGACATATTCGCCCAGGTGTATCTACGCTTTATTTAGACAAAATAGCAGAGACTTTTATTCGGGATCACGGTGGAATTCCTATTTTCAAAGGCTATACCTTTGACAAAGATACCCCGCCTTTTCCTGGAAGTATATGCGCTTCTATCAATGAAGTAGTAGTACATGGAATTCCGTCTGCGAAGACTATTCTCAAAGAGGGGGATATTATATCCATAGATTGCGGAGTTGTATTAGATGGGTACGTAGGGGACTCCGCTTATACATTTGGCGTAGGTGAAATTAGCGCAGAGAAAGAAAAGCTTTTACGAGTTACAAAGGAAGCTCTAAACCGTGCCATCGCCCAAGTAAAAGTAGGAAATAGATTAGGTGATTTAGGCTATGCCGTGCAAAGCTACGTAGAAAGCTTTGGCTTTTCTGTTGTACGAGATATGGTAGGGCATGGTGTAGGAATTAGGTTACACGAACCACCTGATGTTCCTAACTATGGCAAAAAAGGACATGGCAAAAAGTTCCAAGCAAACTGGGTTCTAGCTATAGAACCTATGGTTAACGTTGGTGGGTATAAAATTGAAATTGCCGAAGATAAATGGACGGTTATTACCGCAGACCGAAAACCCTCCGCACAATTTGAGCATACAGTAGCTATTTTTGAGGACCGTACAGAAATTTTAACTACTTTTGCAGAAATAGAACAACTAACTAACGTAACAATTTATGGCTAA
- the rpsH gene encoding 30S ribosomal protein S8, producing MSTDKIADLLTRIRNAVMAGHRFVEVPSSKLKVAIVKVLKENGYILNYKVVENKPQNILKIALRYHPQTKVPAIHAIVRVSKPGLRKYSSVKDLPRILNGMGIAILSTPKGIITDKQARELNVGGEVLCYVY from the coding sequence ATGAGCACAGATAAAATTGCAGACTTATTAACTCGTATTCGGAATGCCGTCATGGCAGGTCATCGCTTTGTGGAAGTTCCTTCCTCAAAGCTAAAAGTAGCAATTGTTAAGGTACTAAAAGAAAATGGTTATATTCTCAACTATAAGGTAGTAGAAAATAAACCACAAAATATTTTGAAAATAGCACTTCGTTATCATCCCCAAACGAAAGTTCCTGCTATTCATGCAATAGTACGTGTAAGTAAGCCTGGACTAAGAAAGTACTCTTCGGTCAAGGACTTACCTCGTATTCTCAATGGTATGGGTATAGCCATACTTTCTACGCCCAAAGGAATCATCACTGACAAACAAGCTCGCGAACTTAATGTAGGGGGTGAAGTATTGTGTTATGTTTATTAA
- the rplF gene encoding 50S ribosomal protein L6 — protein sequence MSRIGKRPISIPQGVEVIVSPSNEVTVKGSKGTLSAKIDADMKVIVENREVRVERPTDQKRHKALHGLSRVLIANMIEGVSKGFEKQMELVGVGYKAEAKDGVLELSLGYSHSIFFALPPEVSVQTVSEKGKNPIIILRSIDKQLLGHVAAKIRSFRKPEPYKGKGIKFVGEVLRRKAGKSAGKGGK from the coding sequence ATGTCACGTATAGGTAAAAGACCTATTTCTATTCCACAAGGGGTAGAAGTAATAGTTAGCCCTTCAAATGAAGTTACCGTAAAAGGCAGCAAAGGGACTTTATCCGCGAAAATTGATGCGGATATGAAAGTAATAGTGGAAAATAGGGAGGTGAGAGTAGAACGCCCAACAGATCAAAAACGTCATAAAGCACTACATGGTTTAAGTAGGGTGTTGATTGCCAATATGATTGAAGGGGTATCTAAGGGGTTTGAAAAGCAAATGGAGCTCGTTGGCGTAGGCTACAAGGCAGAAGCAAAAGATGGAGTATTAGAGCTAAGTTTAGGCTACTCTCACTCAATATTTTTTGCTCTACCGCCTGAGGTAAGCGTACAAACTGTTTCAGAAAAAGGTAAGAATCCAATTATTATACTCAGGAGTATTGATAAACAGTTGCTAGGTCATGTAGCAGCTAAAATACGCTCGTTCCGCAAACCTGAGCCTTACAAAGGAAAAGGTATCAAGTTTGTCGGAGAAGTATTGCGTAGAAAAGCAGGTAAATCTGCAGGCAAAGGAGGAAAATAA
- the secY gene encoding preprotein translocase subunit SecY — protein sequence MKRLITTIQNIFKIEELKKRILYTLGLLLIYRLGSFIVLPGIDPVLLEAGVKSAGQKEGILGLLDLFVGGSFFKASVFALGIMPYISASIIMQLVGVAIPHIQKLQREEDGRKKINQYTRYLTVLVTFLQSAGYVVNLRSIAGNAIIISDGLFWISTVICLTSGTILVMYLGERITEKGIGNGASLIIAIGIISRLPSALFQEFLSRKEDNLLIVFLLELAALFGVIMAVILLTQGTRKISVQYAKRIIGNKMYGGNRQYIPLKIATAGVMPIIFAQSIIYIPATIAQFFPETASTSSILRALSDPTAFLYNFLLALLIVVFTYFYTAIIINPIQMADDMKRNGGFIPGVKPGKATAEYIDAILTRITLPGSLFLAAIAILPAFARMGGVQAQFADFYGGTSILIVIGVVLDTLQQIESYLIMKKYDGLMQSGRLKGRQERGIMVTSQI from the coding sequence ATGAAGCGTTTAATTACAACCATTCAGAATATATTTAAGATAGAAGAGTTAAAAAAACGAATCCTATACACGCTAGGGTTATTACTTATCTATCGTTTGGGTTCGTTTATTGTTTTACCAGGGATTGATCCTGTTTTGTTAGAAGCAGGAGTCAAAAGTGCAGGGCAAAAAGAGGGTATCTTAGGTCTATTAGACCTTTTCGTAGGAGGTTCTTTCTTCAAAGCCTCCGTTTTTGCGTTGGGAATTATGCCCTACATTTCTGCATCTATTATTATGCAGTTGGTAGGAGTAGCTATTCCTCATATTCAAAAGTTACAGCGAGAGGAAGATGGGCGAAAAAAAATTAACCAATACACGCGTTATCTTACTGTTCTTGTAACATTTTTACAATCCGCAGGATATGTAGTTAATTTGAGGAGTATAGCAGGTAACGCAATTATCATTTCAGATGGATTATTCTGGATATCTACCGTAATTTGCCTAACATCAGGAACAATTTTAGTAATGTACTTGGGAGAGCGAATCACTGAAAAGGGAATTGGAAATGGAGCATCTTTAATCATTGCAATAGGTATTATATCTCGGCTACCTTCTGCTTTATTCCAAGAATTCCTATCTCGCAAAGAAGATAACTTACTGATTGTGTTCTTATTAGAATTGGCTGCACTCTTTGGGGTTATAATGGCTGTTATTCTTTTAACACAAGGTACACGCAAAATATCTGTACAATATGCTAAACGAATTATCGGTAACAAAATGTACGGCGGCAACCGTCAATATATACCTCTAAAAATTGCCACAGCAGGCGTTATGCCCATTATATTTGCCCAATCTATTATCTACATTCCCGCCACTATTGCACAATTCTTCCCTGAAACGGCTTCTACTTCATCAATACTAAGGGCTTTATCTGACCCTACTGCGTTTTTATACAACTTTTTATTGGCTTTACTAATTGTTGTGTTCACTTATTTTTACACTGCTATTATCATCAACCCTATCCAAATGGCCGATGACATGAAACGCAACGGGGGATTTATTCCAGGTGTTAAACCAGGTAAAGCCACAGCAGAATACATAGATGCTATTTTAACTCGGATTACTTTACCAGGTTCGTTGTTTTTAGCCGCTATTGCTATATTACCTGCTTTTGCCCGTATGGGTGGCGTACAAGCACAGTTTGCTGACTTTTACGGAGGTACTTCCATTTTGATTGTGATAGGCGTAGTTTTAGACACTTTACAACAGATAGAAAGCTATCTCATAATGAAGAAATACGACGGCTTAATGCAGTCAGGTAGGTTGAAGGGGCGCCAAGAGAGAGGAATTATGGTAACTTCTCAAATTTAA
- the rplR gene encoding 50S ribosomal protein L18 has product MATSREKRRERIKKSIKKRRIVSAERPRLSVFRSNAEIYAQIIDDTKGRTLVAACSLEKDIREQKITKTEKSKLVGKRIAERAKEKGITKVWFDRGGFLYHGRVKALAEAAREGGLEF; this is encoded by the coding sequence ATGGCTACAAGTAGAGAGAAACGCAGGGAAAGAATAAAAAAAAGCATCAAAAAGCGCAGAATCGTGAGTGCAGAGCGCCCACGGCTGTCTGTATTTCGGAGTAATGCGGAAATTTATGCACAAATTATTGATGATACAAAAGGTAGAACTTTAGTGGCTGCTTGCTCTTTAGAGAAGGATATAAGAGAGCAAAAAATCACCAAAACGGAAAAAAGTAAGTTAGTTGGCAAACGCATTGCCGAACGTGCAAAGGAAAAAGGTATTACAAAGGTTTGGTTTGATAGAGGAGGCTTCTTATACCATGGTAGAGTTAAAGCCTTAGCCGAAGCAGCGCGTGAAGGTGGATTAGAATTTTAG
- the rpmD gene encoding 50S ribosomal protein L30, with translation MVKVRVTQVRSTIGASSKQERSLLALGIKKRGQSKEVELTPQIEGIIRKVSHLVKVEKI, from the coding sequence ATGGTAAAAGTAAGAGTTACACAAGTAAGAAGTACAATTGGAGCTAGCTCAAAACAAGAGCGCAGCTTGCTTGCCTTAGGCATTAAAAAAAGAGGGCAATCCAAAGAAGTTGAGCTTACTCCTCAAATAGAAGGAATTATTAGAAAAGTATCTCATTTAGTAAAGGTAGAAAAAATATAA
- a CDS encoding superoxide dismutase translates to MTNRRDFLKKGTIATVVGTTLLTSFVESAEAKILSEDEPTVIDDSGKFTLPKLPYAYTDMEPNIDAETMEIHHTKHHQAYVDGLNKAEEELKKARESNDFALVKHWSREAAFHGAGHFLHTLFWFGLAPTKTAKPTPSGNLLKAIEKDFGTFDKFKAHFIAAANAVESNGWGILVYQPFGKKLAILQAEKHQNLSQMQAIPLLCIDVWEHAYYLKYRNKRKDYVTNFFNIINWDVVERRLERAKKF, encoded by the coding sequence ATGACTAATCGCAGGGACTTTCTAAAAAAAGGTACTATTGCCACCGTGGTAGGTACAACCCTACTAACCTCCTTCGTAGAAAGTGCAGAAGCCAAAATTCTTTCCGAAGATGAACCCACCGTAATTGATGATTCAGGTAAATTCACTCTTCCAAAACTCCCTTATGCTTACACAGACATGGAACCTAATATTGACGCAGAAACAATGGAAATTCATCACACTAAACACCATCAAGCTTATGTAGATGGTTTGAATAAAGCAGAAGAAGAGCTCAAAAAAGCCCGAGAGAGTAACGATTTTGCTTTAGTAAAGCATTGGAGCAGAGAAGCTGCTTTTCACGGTGCAGGACATTTTTTACATACCTTATTTTGGTTTGGTTTAGCCCCCACAAAAACCGCAAAACCTACGCCTTCAGGTAATTTACTCAAAGCCATAGAAAAGGACTTCGGTACATTTGATAAATTCAAAGCTCACTTTATTGCCGCAGCTAATGCCGTAGAATCCAATGGTTGGGGAATTTTGGTCTACCAGCCTTTTGGCAAAAAATTAGCTATATTGCAAGCAGAAAAACACCAAAACTTATCTCAAATGCAAGCTATCCCTCTTCTTTGTATTGATGTATGGGAACATGCATACTACCTCAAATATCGTAACAAACGTAAAGACTATGTAACTAACTTCTTTAACATTATCAATTGGGACGTAGTAGAGCGCAGATTAGAAAGAGCAAAAAAATTTTAA
- the rpsQ gene encoding 30S ribosomal protein S17 has translation MENQDKPKIQRNSRKERIGKVVSIAGNKSIVVLTERRVRHPKYEKTVTRSKKFMAHDENNIAGIGDTVKIMETRPLSRRKRWRLVEIIEKAK, from the coding sequence ATGGAAAATCAAGATAAACCTAAAATACAAAGAAACTCTAGAAAAGAACGTATCGGCAAAGTAGTAAGTATTGCGGGGAACAAGAGTATTGTTGTACTTACGGAACGGAGAGTAAGGCACCCTAAGTACGAAAAGACCGTAACGCGCTCCAAAAAGTTCATGGCACACGATGAAAACAATATTGCTGGAATTGGCGATACTGTCAAAATTATGGAAACACGCCCCCTTTCTCGCAGAAAAAGGTGGCGTTTGGTAGAAATCATAGAAAAAGCTAAGTAA
- the infA gene encoding translation initiation factor IF-1 gives MAKQEAIVQDGTVIEALPNAMFRVELQNNLVILATISGKMRLHYIKILPGDKVKVEISPYDLTRGRIIFRYK, from the coding sequence ATGGCTAAACAAGAAGCAATTGTACAAGATGGAACAGTTATAGAAGCTCTACCTAACGCCATGTTTAGGGTAGAACTTCAAAACAACTTGGTCATTTTGGCTACAATATCTGGAAAGATGCGGTTGCATTATATCAAAATTCTTCCTGGCGATAAAGTAAAAGTAGAGATCTCCCCATACGACCTCACTCGCGGTAGAATTATTTTCAGGTATAAGTAA
- the rpsN gene encoding 30S ribosomal protein S14 has protein sequence MAKESIKARERKRERMVAKYAARRAALKERVRKGDVEAAIALAKLPRNASPVRLRNRCKLTGRPRGYLRRFGLCRNMFRELALNGKIPGVTKASW, from the coding sequence ATGGCAAAAGAGAGCATAAAAGCGCGTGAGCGTAAAAGAGAAAGAATGGTAGCTAAGTATGCTGCACGCAGAGCTGCTTTAAAAGAGCGTGTCAGAAAAGGGGATGTAGAAGCTGCGATTGCATTAGCTAAACTTCCCCGAAATGCATCTCCTGTTCGTTTGAGAAACCGGTGTAAGCTCACGGGGCGCCCTCGCGGGTATCTTCGCAGATTTGGCTTATGCAGAAATATGTTTCGTGAGCTAGCTTTGAATGGTAAAATCCCTGGAGTAACAAAAGCAAGTTGGTAG
- the rpsE gene encoding 30S ribosomal protein S5, with product MSEVKKPKASEIELKERLVHVGRVAKVVKGGRRFSFSAIVVVGDGNGTVGHGLGKASEVTNAITKGTEDAKKNLIRVNIVGNTIPHEVIAKHSATRVLLRPAAPGTGVIAGGAMRAVLESVGVKDVLCKVLGSSNPHNVVKATIKALQMLRDVNTIAEQRGISPSKVLKG from the coding sequence ATATCGGAGGTTAAAAAACCCAAGGCTAGCGAAATAGAGCTGAAAGAACGTTTAGTGCATGTAGGTCGTGTAGCAAAAGTAGTTAAAGGCGGGCGTAGATTTAGTTTTAGTGCTATTGTAGTGGTAGGTGATGGGAATGGTACTGTGGGACATGGTTTAGGTAAAGCTTCGGAAGTTACTAATGCTATTACCAAAGGTACAGAAGATGCAAAGAAAAATTTAATAAGGGTCAACATTGTTGGAAACACAATTCCACACGAAGTAATCGCCAAACACAGTGCTACACGTGTTTTACTTCGCCCTGCTGCACCAGGAACAGGCGTAATTGCAGGAGGAGCTATGCGTGCAGTATTAGAAAGTGTAGGTGTTAAAGATGTGCTATGTAAGGTACTAGGCTCATCCAACCCACACAATGTAGTCAAAGCAACTATCAAAGCGTTGCAAATGCTTAGAGATGTTAATACGATAGCAGAGCAGAGAGGTATAAGTCCTTCAAAAGTATTGAAAGGATAA
- the rpmC gene encoding 50S ribosomal protein L29 produces the protein MREMKIEELRSKVEEHKRLLNKMKIDHALMGIEKTSDFKKIRKEIAQMLTIITEKEKSQSA, from the coding sequence ATGAGAGAAATGAAAATAGAAGAATTGCGCAGCAAAGTTGAAGAGCATAAACGTCTTCTTAATAAGATGAAAATTGACCACGCTCTTATGGGGATAGAAAAAACATCAGACTTTAAAAAGATACGCAAAGAAATCGCACAGATGCTCACTATTATCACTGAAAAAGAAAAAAGTCAATCGGCATAA
- the rplX gene encoding 50S ribosomal protein L24 — MSRRKYNKQNKLHIRKGDTVKVLSGSYAIKGKIGTVLEVDPKRQRAIVDGLNVRYKHVKQSQKYPNGGIIEFNDYIHISKLQLIDPKTGKPTRIGRKLITDKNGVERYVRYAKKSGEIIPDRK; from the coding sequence ATGTCAAGAAGAAAATATAACAAACAAAATAAACTACATATTCGCAAAGGCGATACAGTCAAAGTATTAAGTGGTAGCTATGCTATCAAGGGTAAAATAGGCACTGTACTAGAAGTAGATCCTAAGCGCCAAAGGGCAATTGTAGATGGTCTGAATGTTAGATACAAGCATGTAAAACAAAGCCAAAAGTATCCGAATGGCGGAATTATAGAATTTAACGACTATATTCACATTTCTAAACTACAATTGATTGACCCTAAGACAGGAAAACCTACTCGTATAGGGCGCAAGCTGATTACCGATAAAAATGGAGTAGAAAGATACGTACGTTATGCAAAGAAAAGTGGGGAAATTATACCTGATAGAAAATAA
- the rplO gene encoding 50S ribosomal protein L15: MKLHTLKFAKGSVKSRKRIARGPGSGLGNTAGRGHKGAKSRSGYSQKRGFEGGQMPLQRRIPKYGFKNPFRKEYSPVNLDVLQKLIDENPGITVIDKEFLIQKGVISKRSALVKILGRGELKSKIEVRAEAFSQSAKEAIEKLGGTATQV; the protein is encoded by the coding sequence ATGAAGCTACACACGTTAAAATTTGCAAAAGGTTCAGTCAAGTCGCGTAAGCGTATCGCACGCGGACCAGGAAGTGGCTTAGGAAATACAGCAGGTCGTGGACATAAAGGTGCAAAATCTCGTTCGGGATATTCCCAAAAACGGGGTTTTGAGGGCGGACAAATGCCTTTGCAACGCCGTATTCCAAAATACGGATTTAAAAATCCATTCCGTAAAGAATACTCCCCAGTGAACTTGGACGTATTGCAAAAACTGATTGATGAAAATCCAGGTATCACAGTCATTGATAAGGAGTTCCTTATCCAGAAAGGTGTAATTTCTAAACGATCTGCTCTAGTCAAGATTCTAGGGCGTGGCGAACTTAAATCTAAAATTGAAGTAAGAGCAGAAGCTTTTAGTCAATCTGCTAAGGAAGCTATTGAAAAGTTAGGTGGTACTGCTACCCAAGTTTAA
- the rplN gene encoding 50S ribosomal protein L14, which translates to MIQQESRLVVADNTGAKEVLCIRVLGGSKRRYASVGDIIVATVKDALPNGTVKMHDIVKAVVVRTKHPIRRKDGSYIRFDDNAVVIINNQKEPRGTRIFGPVARELREKEFSRIISLAPEVL; encoded by the coding sequence ATGATACAGCAAGAGTCTAGATTAGTTGTAGCAGACAACACAGGGGCAAAAGAAGTACTTTGTATTCGAGTATTAGGCGGTTCAAAAAGGCGCTATGCTTCTGTGGGAGATATCATAGTAGCTACGGTAAAAGACGCGCTACCCAATGGCACAGTGAAAATGCACGATATAGTTAAAGCAGTAGTAGTTCGGACTAAGCATCCTATTCGCCGTAAAGATGGCTCATATATTCGCTTTGATGATAACGCCGTAGTGATTATCAACAATCAAAAAGAGCCTCGCGGTACGCGAATTTTTGGTCCCGTAGCTCGTGAATTGAGAGAAAAAGAATTTTCACGGATTATTTCATTAGCGCCAGAAGTTTTATAG
- the rplE gene encoding 50S ribosomal protein L5 encodes MYQPRLKKEYRERVVPALMKHFGYKNPMQVPRLEKIVLNRGIGEATSDKKLIDAALEEFAKITGQKAVPTRSKKDISNFKLRKNIPIGCKVTLRGDRMYEFLDRLITIALPRVRDFKGIDEKGFDGRGNYTLGIKEQIIFPEINVDKISKIAGMDITFVTSAKKDEEAFQLLKELGLPFKSMAKE; translated from the coding sequence ATGTATCAACCCAGACTAAAAAAAGAATACAGAGAGAGAGTAGTTCCTGCTTTGATGAAGCATTTTGGATATAAAAATCCAATGCAGGTTCCAAGATTGGAAAAAATTGTGCTAAATAGAGGGATAGGTGAAGCTACTTCGGATAAAAAGTTAATAGACGCTGCACTTGAGGAGTTTGCTAAAATTACAGGGCAAAAAGCAGTACCTACTCGCTCTAAAAAAGATATTTCTAATTTTAAGCTACGCAAAAACATTCCTATTGGATGCAAAGTTACACTTCGTGGAGATAGAATGTACGAATTTTTAGATCGTTTGATTACGATAGCTTTACCTCGTGTGAGAGATTTCAAAGGAATAGATGAAAAAGGTTTTGATGGCCGAGGAAACTATACGTTAGGAATTAAAGAGCAGATTATTTTTCCTGAAATTAACGTGGATAAAATTAGCAAAATTGCAGGTATGGACATTACTTTTGTAACCTCTGCTAAAAAAGATGAGGAAGCTTTTCAATTACTAAAAGAATTAGGTTTACCTTTCAAAAGCATGGCAAAGGAGTAG
- the rplP gene encoding 50S ribosomal protein L16, translating to MLQPKRTKYRKQHKMPIKGNATRGTKISFGSFGLKALEPARITARQIEAARIAMTRYMKRDGKVWILIFPDKPITAKPAEVRMGKGKGSLDHWVAVVKPGRIMFEIDGVPTEVAKEAFRLAAAKLPIKTKFVVRPDYVEGGQQL from the coding sequence ATGTTACAGCCAAAAAGAACGAAATATCGGAAGCAGCATAAGATGCCCATCAAAGGAAATGCGACGAGAGGTACAAAAATTTCCTTTGGTAGCTTTGGGCTAAAGGCGTTAGAACCTGCGCGTATTACAGCACGTCAAATAGAAGCGGCACGTATTGCAATGACGCGTTACATGAAACGCGATGGAAAAGTATGGATATTGATATTTCCTGACAAGCCCATAACCGCTAAGCCCGCAGAAGTACGCATGGGTAAAGGTAAAGGTTCGTTAGACCATTGGGTTGCAGTAGTCAAACCAGGGCGAATCATGTTTGAGATAGATGGCGTTCCTACGGAAGTAGCTAAAGAAGCTTTTAGATTAGCTGCGGCAAAACTACCTATTAAAACCAAGTTTGTGGTAAGACCTGATTATGTAGAAGGAGGACAACAGCTATGA